cctcgaggatGGCATCGTGGACGGCAGTGAGGGTTCGCGAACGGGGGcgcttctgcttctgggTGTTGCGGGAGCGGGCGGATCGCTTGGGGCGGGGCAAGATGCGGCGAGAAGCGAGGATCAGGACATGGCGGTCGgagaacttcttctcgagctcacGGGTGAGACTGAGGAGTATGAGTattgagttgagagagatcaagaatgggGGGTTATCTTACCGCTGCTGGACGCGGTGGAAGCCCTGCAGGGAAGGGACGGGGACAAAGATGACAATAGCCTTCTTGCCGTGGCCAACCTCGATCTAGTCAAGATCCCAAGTCAGCATGCGAGCTCCAGGACGAAACCTTGGACCGCTTCCCGTCCTGTTCCACAGAAGTCAATGATACTCCGGCTGGCACATCCTCCGCCCCAACGACATGTGTTAAGCGCAGCATCAAGTCAATTATCTCTCGAATATCGACGGGAAAAAGTGCGCGGTCGGGAGACGGAGAGAGGCCAATGCTAGGAACAGTGCAATTTCTCTCATGTGGGAACAGGATTTCTCGAAACGAGTACACAAGTTCGGAATTCTTTTCATGGTATTCTCACCTCACGGGCAGAGACGATCTGCAGAGGTCGCAGGGCAACCTTGAGGTCGGAGGTGTTGGACTCGAGGTCGAAGAGAGCCTGAGCGATGCTGGTCTCAAGCTCGGAGGGGTTCTGCCTCGAGGGGCTGTTGGGAGCGATCTTGTTAAGGGCCTGGGCGCTCATTTTGACGGCTGGTTCGACTACGTGGGattgacgacgacgaagttgatggtgtttcgCGGGCCGTTGGGAATTTTTGATAGTAGCCAATTTCGAAAAAGTCGCTAAATTGGGGTTTTCAACCCTCGCTCGATTGTGGGCGGTCCGTGCGTCGGTGAGGATTGGGTGCCTGAGGCTTGAGATGGGTATACCGAGACTCACCTTGAAGTCAGTGGGTCTGGTCACCAATCGCCCAGAAGGGAAATCAACCTGACTTACACAGCATCCCGTGTTTCGTGGTTTGATGcaatgaaaagaaagcaatcaagtcaagagtTACACAGCACTTTAGAAGCATCTACTTATGAATATGCATGATTTCAAATCAACTCTGCTTGAATCTAAGACACGAAGCCGTGTAACTACTGCAGCTCAACCACACTCACAACCACTTCAATGGTGGAAAACAGCCCCGAGACGTCCGATGATGAAACAATGCATCATTTACAACATTTCGTATCAAACAACCTGATCCTCTGTCCAGTTTTTACTGTTACACATTCTAACCCTCACCGCCCTCGGggtcctcctcatcctcatcaccgagCTGCTTATCAACGTCCTGCTGCACCTTTTCACCTGTCGTGTCCCTTGCGATCTCGGCAGCCTTCATACCGCCAGCTGTGAGCCACAGGAAGTGATTTGTCTTGAACTGATCAATCTGGTTGAAGAACATGTGAAACCTGCCGTGTCTTGTTAGCCCTGCCCGACTTGTTGCATACATCAGTACTTACGagttgtccttctcctccacgCTGAAAATACGAGTGTAGATCTGTTTGTCCTTGAAGGCTTGGATCTTCTCTTCGTacttgtcaaagtcgatcGCTTCCTTTCCGAGTGACTCGGTGGCCTTTCGGTTGTAGTTGTGGAAGACGGGTCGCTCAAGCAGGAGTCCGAGACCGGGGGCCTTGGGGATAGCCATCTTTTGGTTCTGGTAGCTCTCGTTGATACGTTCCATGGGAGTGCCACAGCGGACGATCAAACTGGCTAGACCAACCATCTTTCGGATCTGGTGCATCATGAAACTCTGTCCGTGGACCTTGAGAGACAGCCATTCTGTGTCGTTaatgatgatgggcttggGGTTGACAACGAATGACTTGATGTGTCGCTTCGCCGAGGGGTCGAAGAACGACTTCTGAACAGTGTAGTTGTGAAAGTTCTTTGTACCGTTGTACTTGTTGAGGGCTTCCTGAAGACGGTTCAGACGCTCGGTGCTGACACGGTATCGTCGCTTAGCGGCAACATAAGCTGCCTTGATGTCTCGAAGAGCGAAATCAACGGGGCCAAGCTCGCGGTTTTTAGGCTTATGGCTCTCCAGAACAAGGCCCGACTGTTGAGCCTCGGACTCTGTGGTTTGTTCAGCAGCCTCACCAGCGGGGGTCTCAGTAGCAGGCTTCTCCTCCGCTGGCGCGCTCTCCTCAGTCTCTTTCGCAGCCTCCTTGCGTGCagcaacctcttcatcatccataaCGTGGACTCTCTCCAAcacagcagccttggtctcGGGGTCTAACCGGGCCAAGATGGgcttgatctccttctcttccacttcGGTCCAAAAGTCCTTGACATCCTCCATTCGAGCAGCCAGTTgatcctcaacaccatgctcCTTGGCCAACTCAACCAGTTTTTGACCCAAGAAAGACTCGGGGT
This region of Fusarium verticillioides 7600 chromosome 3, whole genome shotgun sequence genomic DNA includes:
- a CDS encoding 40S ribosomal protein S7, whose protein sequence is MSAQALNKIAPNSPSRQNPSELETSIAQALFDLESNTSDLKVALRPLQIVSAREIEVGHGKKAIVIFVPVPSLQGFHRVQQRLTRELEKKFSDRHVLILASRRILPRPKRSARSRNTQKQKRPRSRTLTAVHDAILEDLTYPVEIVGKRVRTKEDGSKTLKVILDEKERGGVDYRLDTYSEVYRRLTGRNVNFEFPQSGPADY
- a CDS encoding tRNA pseudouridine38-40 synthase, producing the protein MAADNEAPAASSANESRPSGDNNKASNSNGSENRRNPRHDHRKPGKGRSEKGRGEWGREKGDKRKKNDEFKEFKRRKLNKKGDSADGESSNNPFSKDEIAAEERRPKRKVAVMIGYAGTGYKGMQVNGNEKTIEADLFKAFVAASAISKANADDPKKSSLVRCARTDKGVHAAGNVISLKLIIEDEDIVDKINAELPEQIRIWGIQRTNNAFSCYQTCDSRWYEYLMPSYCLLPPHPESFLGQKLVELAKEHGVEDQLAARMEDVKDFWTEVEEKEIKPILARLDPETKAAVLERVHVMDDEEVAARKEAAKETEESAPAEEKPATETPAGEAAEQTTESEAQQSGLVLESHKPKNRELGPVDFALRDIKAAYVAAKRRYRVSTERLNRLQEALNKYNGTKNFHNYTVQKSFFDPSAKRHIKSFVVNPKPIIINDTEWLSLKVHGQSFMMHQIRKMVGLASLIVRCGTPMERINESYQNQKMAIPKAPGLGLLLERPVFHNYNRKATESLGKEAIDFDKYEEKIQAFKDKQIYTRIFSVEEKDNSFHMFFNQIDQFKTNHFLWLTAGGMKAAEIARDTTGEKVQQDVDKQLGDEDEEDPEGGEG